The Syngnathus acus chromosome 3, fSynAcu1.2, whole genome shotgun sequence genome includes a window with the following:
- the ppm1g gene encoding protein phosphatase 1G isoform X1: MGAYLSQPNTTKTSSDGGNSTMSYGFSAMQGWRVSMEDAHNCIPDFDEKTAMFSVYDGHGGEEVALYCSKYLPDVIKEQKTYKDGKLQKALEDAFLAIDCRITTEDVIKELVQIAGRPIEEPPTKKVADEDDVDTEEAALLHEEATMTIEELLLRYGQNKNANKPATAGGATVKMAPGQSLEASVHKGEGEEGPKKEEAVNGEVEEETNGTKDGDGTKDGNGTKDGNGTKDGNGTKDGIGTKGGNRTKDGNGADCGSKLRACRRRISDEGCGSATDCDGSGGSNGEEKAAIAEVDAGPSCSSSSKTEGDSKSKFFDDSEESEPEGEEEEEEEVASDEEGGSEEGEEADSSDPEEEDTEEGEEDSEDEDETEMSLPGMDGKEEPGSDSGTTAVVALIRGKQLIVANAGDSRCVVSERGKAVDMSYDHKPEDWVELSRIKKAGGKVTVDGRVNGGLNLSRAIGDHFYKRNKVLPPEEQMISAMPDVNVLTLNDDHDFMVIACDGIWNVLSSQEVVDFISERIKPDQSGSARPLSSIVEELLDHCLAPDTSGDGTGCDNMTCMIITFRPHPCHAQTLSDDTKKRKHPEGEENKAEGGAKPENNGNDNKKPKSDQK; encoded by the exons GATGCACACAATTGTATCCCAGATTTTGATGAGAAGACCGCCATGTTTTCTGTCTATGATGGTCATGGAG GAGAAGAGGTGGCTCTCTACTGCTCAAAGTACCTTCCGGATGTCATCAAGGAGCAGAAGACCTACAAAGATGGCAAACTACAGAAG gcacTGGAGGATGCTTTCTTGGCCATCGACTGCAGGATCACCACAGAAGATGTCATCAAGGAGCTGGTGCAGATCGCCGGGCGTCCCATCGAAGAGCCGCCCACTAAAAAAGTGGCAGACGAGGATGATG TGGACACAGAAGAGGCTGCTTTACTCCATGAGGAGGCCACTATGACCATCGAGGAACTGCTCCTCCGTTATGGACAGAATAAAAATGCTAACAAGCCAGCCACTGCTGGCGG cGCAACTGTTAAAATGGCACCGGGCCAGTCTCTGGAAGCCTCTGTACACAAGGGGGAAGGTGAGGAAGGGCCAAAGAAGGAGGAGGCTGTGAACGGAGAGGTGGAAGAGGAGACCAACGGAACAAAGGACGGCGACGGAACGAAGGACGGCAACGGAACGAAGGACGGCAACGGAACGAAGGACGGCAACGGAACGAAGGACGGCATCGGAACTAAGGGCGGCAATAGAACGAAGGATGGCAACGGAGCAGACTGTGGGTCCAAGCTGCGGGCGTGCCGCCGAAGGATTAGTGATGAAGGCTGCGGCTCTG CAACTGACTGCGACGGCTCGGGGGGCTCCAATGGCGAAGAAAAGGCCGCTATTGCAGAGGTCGACGCAGGACCCTCGTGTTCGTCGTCCTCCAAAACCGAAGGCGATTCCAAGTCCAAATTCTTTGATGACAGTGAAGAGTCTGAACCGGagggggaagaagaagaggaggaagaggtggCAAGTGATGAAGAG GGCGGCAGTGAAGAAGGGGAGGAGGCTGACAGCAGTGACCCAGAAGAAGAGGATACTGAAGAGGGGGAGGAAGActcagaggatgaagatgagaCAGAAATGAGTCTACCTGGGATGGACGGCAAGGAGGAG CCTGGCTCAGATAGCGGCACCACTGCCGTTGTGGCTCTGATCCGAGGCAAACAGCTGATTGTGGCCAACGCAGGAGACTCCCGCTGCGTGGTCTCCGAGCGAG GGAAAGCTGTGGATATGTCTTACGACCACAAGCCCGAGGATTGGGTGGAGCTGTCTCGCATTAAAAAGGCCGGGGGCAAAGTGACCGTGGACGGACGGGTCAATGGTGGTCTGAACCTTTCCAGAGCCATCG GTGATCATTTCTACAAGAGGAACAAGGTTCTGCCCCCAGAGGAGCAGATGATTTCAGCCATGCCCGACGTGAACGTTCTGACACTCAATGATGACCATGACTTCATGGTCATCGCCTGCGACGGCATCTG GAATGTGTTGAGCAGTCAGGAGGTGGTCGATTTCATCAGCGAGAGGATCAAGCCAGATCAGAGCGGCAGCGCCAGACCTCTTTCGTCCATTGTGGAGGAG ctgtTGGACCATTGCTTGGCCCCAGACACATCTGGAGATGGGACAGGGTGCGACAACATGACCTGCATGATCATCACCTTCCGACCACACCCCTGCCACGCTCAGACCCTGTCAGATGACACGAAGAAGCGGAAGCACCCGGAGGGAGAGGAGAATAAGGCGGAGGGAGGAGCCAAGCCCGAGAACAACgggaatgacaacaaaaagccCAAAAGTGACCAAAAGTAA
- the ppm1g gene encoding protein phosphatase 1G isoform X2, with product MGAYLSQPNTTKTSSDGGNSTMSYGFSAMQGWRVSMEDAHNCIPDFDEKTAMFSVYDGHGGEEVALYCSKYLPDVIKEQKTYKDGKLQKALEDAFLAIDCRITTEDVIKELVQIAGRPIEEPPTKKVADEDDVDTEEAALLHEEATMTIEELLLRYGQNKNANKPATAGGATVKMAPGQSLEASVHKGEGEEGPKKEEAVNGEVEEETNGTKDGNGTKDGNGTKDGIGTKGGNRTKDGNGADCGSKLRACRRRISDEGCGSATDCDGSGGSNGEEKAAIAEVDAGPSCSSSSKTEGDSKSKFFDDSEESEPEGEEEEEEEVASDEEGGSEEGEEADSSDPEEEDTEEGEEDSEDEDETEMSLPGMDGKEEPGSDSGTTAVVALIRGKQLIVANAGDSRCVVSERGKAVDMSYDHKPEDWVELSRIKKAGGKVTVDGRVNGGLNLSRAIGDHFYKRNKVLPPEEQMISAMPDVNVLTLNDDHDFMVIACDGIWNVLSSQEVVDFISERIKPDQSGSARPLSSIVEELLDHCLAPDTSGDGTGCDNMTCMIITFRPHPCHAQTLSDDTKKRKHPEGEENKAEGGAKPENNGNDNKKPKSDQK from the exons GATGCACACAATTGTATCCCAGATTTTGATGAGAAGACCGCCATGTTTTCTGTCTATGATGGTCATGGAG GAGAAGAGGTGGCTCTCTACTGCTCAAAGTACCTTCCGGATGTCATCAAGGAGCAGAAGACCTACAAAGATGGCAAACTACAGAAG gcacTGGAGGATGCTTTCTTGGCCATCGACTGCAGGATCACCACAGAAGATGTCATCAAGGAGCTGGTGCAGATCGCCGGGCGTCCCATCGAAGAGCCGCCCACTAAAAAAGTGGCAGACGAGGATGATG TGGACACAGAAGAGGCTGCTTTACTCCATGAGGAGGCCACTATGACCATCGAGGAACTGCTCCTCCGTTATGGACAGAATAAAAATGCTAACAAGCCAGCCACTGCTGGCGG cGCAACTGTTAAAATGGCACCGGGCCAGTCTCTGGAAGCCTCTGTACACAAGGGGGAAGGTGAGGAAGGGCCAAAGAAGGAGGAGGCTGTGAACGGAGAGGTGGAAGAGGAGACCAACGGAACAAAG GACGGCAACGGAACGAAGGACGGCAACGGAACGAAGGACGGCATCGGAACTAAGGGCGGCAATAGAACGAAGGATGGCAACGGAGCAGACTGTGGGTCCAAGCTGCGGGCGTGCCGCCGAAGGATTAGTGATGAAGGCTGCGGCTCTG CAACTGACTGCGACGGCTCGGGGGGCTCCAATGGCGAAGAAAAGGCCGCTATTGCAGAGGTCGACGCAGGACCCTCGTGTTCGTCGTCCTCCAAAACCGAAGGCGATTCCAAGTCCAAATTCTTTGATGACAGTGAAGAGTCTGAACCGGagggggaagaagaagaggaggaagaggtggCAAGTGATGAAGAG GGCGGCAGTGAAGAAGGGGAGGAGGCTGACAGCAGTGACCCAGAAGAAGAGGATACTGAAGAGGGGGAGGAAGActcagaggatgaagatgagaCAGAAATGAGTCTACCTGGGATGGACGGCAAGGAGGAG CCTGGCTCAGATAGCGGCACCACTGCCGTTGTGGCTCTGATCCGAGGCAAACAGCTGATTGTGGCCAACGCAGGAGACTCCCGCTGCGTGGTCTCCGAGCGAG GGAAAGCTGTGGATATGTCTTACGACCACAAGCCCGAGGATTGGGTGGAGCTGTCTCGCATTAAAAAGGCCGGGGGCAAAGTGACCGTGGACGGACGGGTCAATGGTGGTCTGAACCTTTCCAGAGCCATCG GTGATCATTTCTACAAGAGGAACAAGGTTCTGCCCCCAGAGGAGCAGATGATTTCAGCCATGCCCGACGTGAACGTTCTGACACTCAATGATGACCATGACTTCATGGTCATCGCCTGCGACGGCATCTG GAATGTGTTGAGCAGTCAGGAGGTGGTCGATTTCATCAGCGAGAGGATCAAGCCAGATCAGAGCGGCAGCGCCAGACCTCTTTCGTCCATTGTGGAGGAG ctgtTGGACCATTGCTTGGCCCCAGACACATCTGGAGATGGGACAGGGTGCGACAACATGACCTGCATGATCATCACCTTCCGACCACACCCCTGCCACGCTCAGACCCTGTCAGATGACACGAAGAAGCGGAAGCACCCGGAGGGAGAGGAGAATAAGGCGGAGGGAGGAGCCAAGCCCGAGAACAACgggaatgacaacaaaaagccCAAAAGTGACCAAAAGTAA
- the ppm1g gene encoding protein phosphatase 1G isoform X3: MGAYLSQPNTTKTSSDGGNSTMSYGFSAMQGWRVSMEDAHNCIPDFDEKTAMFSVYDGHGGEEVALYCSKYLPDVIKEQKTYKDGKLQKALEDAFLAIDCRITTEDVIKELVQIAGRPIEEPPTKKVADEDDVDTEEAALLHEEATMTIEELLLRYGQNKNANKPATAGGATVKMAPGQSLEASVHKGEGEEGPKKEEAVNGEVEEETNGTKDGNGTKDGIGTKGGNRTKDGNGADCGSKLRACRRRISDEGCGSATDCDGSGGSNGEEKAAIAEVDAGPSCSSSSKTEGDSKSKFFDDSEESEPEGEEEEEEEVASDEEGGSEEGEEADSSDPEEEDTEEGEEDSEDEDETEMSLPGMDGKEEPGSDSGTTAVVALIRGKQLIVANAGDSRCVVSERGKAVDMSYDHKPEDWVELSRIKKAGGKVTVDGRVNGGLNLSRAIGDHFYKRNKVLPPEEQMISAMPDVNVLTLNDDHDFMVIACDGIWNVLSSQEVVDFISERIKPDQSGSARPLSSIVEELLDHCLAPDTSGDGTGCDNMTCMIITFRPHPCHAQTLSDDTKKRKHPEGEENKAEGGAKPENNGNDNKKPKSDQK, translated from the exons GATGCACACAATTGTATCCCAGATTTTGATGAGAAGACCGCCATGTTTTCTGTCTATGATGGTCATGGAG GAGAAGAGGTGGCTCTCTACTGCTCAAAGTACCTTCCGGATGTCATCAAGGAGCAGAAGACCTACAAAGATGGCAAACTACAGAAG gcacTGGAGGATGCTTTCTTGGCCATCGACTGCAGGATCACCACAGAAGATGTCATCAAGGAGCTGGTGCAGATCGCCGGGCGTCCCATCGAAGAGCCGCCCACTAAAAAAGTGGCAGACGAGGATGATG TGGACACAGAAGAGGCTGCTTTACTCCATGAGGAGGCCACTATGACCATCGAGGAACTGCTCCTCCGTTATGGACAGAATAAAAATGCTAACAAGCCAGCCACTGCTGGCGG cGCAACTGTTAAAATGGCACCGGGCCAGTCTCTGGAAGCCTCTGTACACAAGGGGGAAGGTGAGGAAGGGCCAAAGAAGGAGGAGGCTGTGAACGGAGAGGTGGAAGAGGAGACCAACGGAACAAAG GACGGCAACGGAACGAAGGACGGCATCGGAACTAAGGGCGGCAATAGAACGAAGGATGGCAACGGAGCAGACTGTGGGTCCAAGCTGCGGGCGTGCCGCCGAAGGATTAGTGATGAAGGCTGCGGCTCTG CAACTGACTGCGACGGCTCGGGGGGCTCCAATGGCGAAGAAAAGGCCGCTATTGCAGAGGTCGACGCAGGACCCTCGTGTTCGTCGTCCTCCAAAACCGAAGGCGATTCCAAGTCCAAATTCTTTGATGACAGTGAAGAGTCTGAACCGGagggggaagaagaagaggaggaagaggtggCAAGTGATGAAGAG GGCGGCAGTGAAGAAGGGGAGGAGGCTGACAGCAGTGACCCAGAAGAAGAGGATACTGAAGAGGGGGAGGAAGActcagaggatgaagatgagaCAGAAATGAGTCTACCTGGGATGGACGGCAAGGAGGAG CCTGGCTCAGATAGCGGCACCACTGCCGTTGTGGCTCTGATCCGAGGCAAACAGCTGATTGTGGCCAACGCAGGAGACTCCCGCTGCGTGGTCTCCGAGCGAG GGAAAGCTGTGGATATGTCTTACGACCACAAGCCCGAGGATTGGGTGGAGCTGTCTCGCATTAAAAAGGCCGGGGGCAAAGTGACCGTGGACGGACGGGTCAATGGTGGTCTGAACCTTTCCAGAGCCATCG GTGATCATTTCTACAAGAGGAACAAGGTTCTGCCCCCAGAGGAGCAGATGATTTCAGCCATGCCCGACGTGAACGTTCTGACACTCAATGATGACCATGACTTCATGGTCATCGCCTGCGACGGCATCTG GAATGTGTTGAGCAGTCAGGAGGTGGTCGATTTCATCAGCGAGAGGATCAAGCCAGATCAGAGCGGCAGCGCCAGACCTCTTTCGTCCATTGTGGAGGAG ctgtTGGACCATTGCTTGGCCCCAGACACATCTGGAGATGGGACAGGGTGCGACAACATGACCTGCATGATCATCACCTTCCGACCACACCCCTGCCACGCTCAGACCCTGTCAGATGACACGAAGAAGCGGAAGCACCCGGAGGGAGAGGAGAATAAGGCGGAGGGAGGAGCCAAGCCCGAGAACAACgggaatgacaacaaaaagccCAAAAGTGACCAAAAGTAA
- the rhoua gene encoding ras homolog family member Ua, with translation MSPSSPCQMPPKTAPVSPAPPVPPRRLRGRDGGSGRTRRAGGAERRVKCVLVGDGAVGKTSLVVSYTTNGYPTEYVPTAFDNFSAVVSVDGQPVKLQLCDTAGQDEFDRLRPLCYTSADVFLLCFSVVSPVSFQNVPEKWIAEIRRHAPFAPLVLVGTQCDLREDVKILIDLAKYRERPVDPADARECAAEIGAVAYVECSSLTQKNLKEVFDTAILASLQNQSSQKHSRGKQKRRTKQMQTPDKMKSLSKSWWKRYCCVA, from the exons ATGTCCCCCTCCTCGCCGTGCCAGATGCCTCCGAAGACAGCGCCCGTGTCTCCTGCTCCCCCCGTTCCCCCGAGGAGGCTCCGGGGTCGGGACGGTGGCTCGGGCAGGACGCGGCGAGCCGGAGGAGCGGAGAGGAGGGTGAAGTGTGTTCTGGTGGGGGACGGAGCTGTCGGTAAAACCAGCCTGGTGGTCAGCTACACCACCAACGGGTACCCCACCGAGTATGTCCCCACTGCCTTTGACAACTTCTCGG CGGTTGTCTCAGTGGATGGGCAGCCAGTCAAACTCCAACTCTGTGACACAGCTGGGCAG GATGAGTTTGACAGGCTACGCCCGCTCTGTTACACCAGTGCTGACGTCTTCTTGCTGTGCTTCAGCGTGGTCAGCCCTGTCTCCTTCCAGAATGTCCCGGAGAAGTGGATCGCCGAGATAAGGAGGCACGCCCCCTTCGCACCGCTCGTTCTTGTGGGGACTCAGTGTGACCTCCGAGAAGATGTCAAG ATTTTGATAGACCTGGCCAAGTACCGAGAGAGGCCAGTGGATCCAGCGGACGCTCGGGAATGTGCGGCTGAGATCGGTGCGGTAGCCTACGTGGAGTGTTCGTCACTGACCCAGAAGAACTTGAAAGAAGTGTTTGATACGGCTATTCTGGCCAGCCTGCAGAACCAAAGCTCCCAGAAGCACTccagaggaaaacaaaaacggcGAACAAAGCAAATGCAGACGCCTGACAAGATGAAAAGTTTGTCCAAGTCGTGGTGGAAAAGGTACTGCTGTGTGGCGTGA